The following nucleotide sequence is from Candidatus Ancaeobacter aquaticus.
CGTAAAGCAGGGATTCGTGCTACTTGTTTTCAATCTAGAAATCTCTACTAGATTTCTTTGTTCGCATTAATTGTGCTCATCCCCCCTAGATTTTCTCGGGCTTCGCCTCCAAAATCGTAAAGCAGGGGGGATAGTTCGACTATGGGAAATTCGCATAGTTTCACTTGCGACTTTCCCAGTCTCACTAAAACATATATCTCCTCACGTGTACTGCTTCAACAATGCCGAGTGCTAGCATGGTTACAATCATGGATGAGCCTCCGTAACTTAGAAGGGGTAACGGTAAACCGGTAATCGGCATCATCCCGATTGTCATACCAATATTTACAATGACATGTGTTGATAAATACATAATAACCCCAACAACAAGTAACCGTCCACTAAGATCTCGTGCATGTTTGGCGGCATTAAAACATCGCATTATAATAACGATAAAAAGTATTATGACAATTGTTCCACCCAAGAGTCCAAACTCTTCCCCAATAACAGAAAATATAAAATCAGTGTGCCGTTCAGGTAAAAAATTTAATTGATTTTGTGTGCCCTGAAGCCATCCTTTTCCAAAGAGACCTCCTGAACCAATTGCAATTTTTGATTGGATAATATTATATCCGGCACCCAAAGGATCAATATTCGGATTGATAAAAACCAATAACCGTGCCTTTTGATAATCCTTGAGAAAGGTAAACATTACAGGTAATGCAATAAGCCCTATGATTATAAGAACAATCAAATATGACGGTCGTGCACCTGCAATATATAACATCGCAAATACAATAGGTATCAAGACAAGAGCTGTCCCAAGATCAGGCTGCTTCAAAATAAGCATCAGCGGTACAGCCGCAATACATAATGTGTTAAAAACATATCTAAATGAATTTCTTTTTTCATTATCCCAAACAAGATACCGAGCAATAGCTAATATAAGAACCACTTTAGCAAATTCAGATGGCTGCACAGAAAAACCGCCTATTGATATCCAGCTGTATGCACCAGCCCTTTGTTTACCAATAACAAAAAGAGCAATGAGACATATGATGATTAAAACATATAAAATCGTAGAAAATGAAAAAAGAAGCTTATAATCAATAAGAAATATTGCAAAAAAAAGCGCAATACCTAGAACAGCCCACGATAATTGTTTTATAACAAAAATATTTCCACATGTACTTTGTGCCGCACTATAAATTGAGCATACTCCTATAGCGATAAGAACAAGTGCGCTTATAAGAAGTTGATAATCAAAATGCTTAAATAATCTTTGTCGCTTCATGATGTTTTTTCACGTGTGTTATATGTTAGGATCTTCTTTTGGAATAATGTTGCTATGGTCTTTATCTGTGTGAGATATGTCATAGTAACGTTTAAATATCTTTTGTGCTATAGGTGCGGCATCAACCCCACCGGATTTTGCGGCTTCTACGAGTACAACAACACATATTTCAGGTTGTTTTTCAGGTGCATATCCTGCAAACCAGGCATGATTTTTTTCATTGTCTCGTGAGCCATATTCTACAGTCCCCGTTTTCCCGCAAACAGCCAAATCTTTTACATATGCTTTATGGCCGGATCCATCACGTTCATTCACGACTTGATACATCCCTTTTTTTATAATTGCCAGGTTCTTAGCATCAGCATGTATGTCGGTTCTTACCTGCGGGGTGATTGTTATTTCTTTTCCTTTTGGGCGGACAATTTTGTGTATTATCTGGGGTTTATAGACAATTCCACCGTTTGCAATTGCTGAAACAAAAGAAGCGACCTGAATAGGTGTCACTAAAAGAAATCCTTGCCCTATAGAAAAGTTTGCCGTGTCGCCCCCCATCCAAGATCTCTTTTTAACTCGTTTTTTCCAAGCAGGGCTCGGAACCATACCTTTTTTTTCATAAGGCAATGCAATTCCCGTTTTCTGCCCCAAGAGAAATTTTTTTGCTCCTTCCGAAATAGCAGTAGACCCAAGTTGCATACCCACTTTATAAAAAAATACATTACAAGAATATTTTAAAGCATTTATAAGTGTTAATGTGCCGTGTCCGTATTTACGCCAACAATTAAATCGAGCTTTACCCAACATAAAATATCCCGGACAATAAAACCGCGATCCGGCATTAATTGTCTTTGTCTCGATTGCCGTAAGAGCAACAATTATTTTAAATACTGACCCAGGTGAATAGAGCCCGCTAATTACTCTATCAATCAGGGGCCTTCTCTTATCGGTGAGAAGTTTTCCTATATCTTTTCTATTGTTGCTTCTGAGAAAAACATTTGGATCAAAACTTG
It contains:
- the mrdA gene encoding penicillin-binding protein 2, with protein sequence MIIELLYYQNERRLRNLNIIVIVLLGLIIASLWYIQIISGSKYADLSKNNRIRRVVLDSPRGVMYDATGVLLVDNRPSYDVELYPNEISDYESVVTTLSSILEIPKKKILRKTKRGSYIPYLPVTIAQDVGIDKVTVIEEQKPHLTGVNVHVRALRNYVYNDYAAHMLGYVGRITAKEYDTLKDQGYLPNDVIGKTGIEKTYDGQLGGKSGAMQIQVNNRGLKDKILSARKPIIGNDLYLTIDSRLQDVVETELAEKTGAIVVMNPKNGNILAYASKPSFDPNVFLRSNNRKDIGKLLTDKRRPLIDRVISGLYSPGSVFKIIVALTAIETKTINAGSRFYCPGYFMLGKARFNCWRKYGHGTLTLINALKYSCNVFFYKVGMQLGSTAISEGAKKFLLGQKTGIALPYEKKGMVPSPAWKKRVKKRSWMGGDTANFSIGQGFLLVTPIQVASFVSAIANGGIVYKPQIIHKIVRPKGKEITITPQVRTDIHADAKNLAIIKKGMYQVVNERDGSGHKAYVKDLAVCGKTGTVEYGSRDNEKNHAWFAGYAPEKQPEICVVVLVEAAKSGGVDAAPIAQKIFKRYYDISHTDKDHSNIIPKEDPNI
- the rodA gene encoding rod shape-determining protein RodA, with the protein product MKRQRLFKHFDYQLLISALVLIAIGVCSIYSAAQSTCGNIFVIKQLSWAVLGIALFFAIFLIDYKLLFSFSTILYVLIIICLIALFVIGKQRAGAYSWISIGGFSVQPSEFAKVVLILAIARYLVWDNEKRNSFRYVFNTLCIAAVPLMLILKQPDLGTALVLIPIVFAMLYIAGARPSYLIVLIIIGLIALPVMFTFLKDYQKARLLVFINPNIDPLGAGYNIIQSKIAIGSGGLFGKGWLQGTQNQLNFLPERHTDFIFSVIGEEFGLLGGTIVIILFIVIIMRCFNAAKHARDLSGRLLVVGVIMYLSTHVIVNIGMTIGMMPITGLPLPLLSYGGSSMIVTMLALGIVEAVHVRRYMF